One genomic window of Kaistia geumhonensis includes the following:
- a CDS encoding alpha-glucosidase/alpha-galactosidase: MSGLKIAIIGAGSVGFTKKLMTDIVSVPELRDVEFALTDVSEHNLSMIKQILDKIVEANGLPTRITATTDRRRAIEGAKYIISCVRIGGLEAYADDIRIPLKYGVDQCVGDTICAGGILYGQRNIPAILDFCKDIREVGAPGAKFLNYANPMAMNTWAAIEYGKVDTIGLCHGVQHGGEQIAAVLGAKPGELDYICSGINHQTWFIDVRFKGRKVGKDELVAAFEAHPVYSQQEKVRIDVLKRFGVYSTESNGHLSEYLPWYRKRPDEIERWIDMSDWIHGETGGYLRYSTESRNWFETDFPRFLEDAGKPLDHGKRSSEHASHILEALETGRVYRGHFNVKNDGVITNLPSDAIIESPGFVDRFGLNMAAGITLPEACAATCISSINVQRMSVHAAVNGDLDLLKLAVLHDPLVGAICSPDEVWQMVDEMVVAQARWLPQFAGEIEGAKARLAKSTVKTRDWQGAARREVRSVDVVRAESAKKRAVELDEAARPSL, from the coding sequence ATGTCCGGTTTGAAGATCGCCATCATCGGCGCTGGAAGCGTCGGCTTCACCAAGAAGCTGATGACAGACATCGTATCGGTGCCGGAGCTGCGTGACGTCGAGTTCGCGCTCACCGATGTCAGTGAGCACAATCTTTCGATGATCAAGCAGATCCTCGACAAGATCGTCGAAGCCAACGGCCTGCCGACCCGCATCACCGCGACGACCGATCGCCGTCGCGCGATCGAAGGCGCGAAATACATCATCAGCTGCGTGCGCATCGGCGGGCTCGAGGCCTATGCCGACGATATCCGCATCCCGCTGAAATACGGCGTCGACCAGTGCGTCGGCGACACGATCTGCGCGGGCGGCATCCTCTACGGCCAGCGCAACATCCCGGCGATCCTCGACTTCTGCAAGGATATCCGCGAGGTCGGCGCGCCGGGCGCCAAGTTCCTGAACTATGCCAACCCGATGGCCATGAACACCTGGGCCGCCATCGAATATGGCAAGGTGGACACGATCGGCCTCTGCCACGGCGTGCAGCATGGCGGCGAGCAGATCGCGGCGGTGCTCGGAGCGAAGCCGGGCGAGCTCGACTATATCTGCTCGGGCATCAACCATCAGACCTGGTTCATCGACGTCCGCTTCAAGGGCCGCAAGGTCGGCAAGGACGAACTGGTCGCCGCCTTCGAGGCGCATCCGGTCTATTCGCAGCAGGAGAAGGTGCGCATCGACGTCCTGAAGCGCTTCGGCGTCTACTCGACGGAATCGAACGGCCATCTCTCCGAATACCTGCCCTGGTATCGCAAGCGCCCCGACGAGATCGAGCGCTGGATCGACATGTCCGACTGGATCCATGGCGAGACGGGCGGCTATCTCCGCTACTCGACCGAGAGCCGCAACTGGTTCGAGACCGATTTCCCGCGCTTCCTGGAGGACGCCGGCAAGCCGCTCGACCACGGCAAGCGCTCGAGCGAGCATGCGAGCCACATCCTCGAGGCGCTGGAGACCGGGCGCGTCTATCGCGGCCATTTCAACGTCAAGAACGACGGCGTCATCACCAATCTGCCGTCCGATGCGATCATCGAGTCGCCCGGCTTCGTCGATCGCTTCGGCCTGAACATGGCCGCCGGCATCACCTTGCCCGAGGCCTGCGCGGCGACCTGCATTTCCTCGATCAACGTCCAGCGCATGTCGGTGCACGCGGCTGTAAACGGCGATCTCGATCTCCTGAAGCTCGCCGTGCTGCACGACCCGCTGGTCGGCGCGATCTGCTCGCCCGACGAGGTGTGGCAGATGGTCGACGAGATGGTGGTGGCGCAGGCCAGGTGGCTGCCGCAATTCGCCGGCGAGATCGAGGGCGCCAAGGCCCGGCTCGCGAAGTCCACGGTCAAGACGCGGGACTGGCAGGGCGCGGCGCGCCGCGAGGTGCGCTCCGTCGATGTCGTCCGCGCGGAAAGCGCGAAGAAGCGTGCGGTCGAGCTGGACGAGGCGGCGCGTCCGTCGCTCTGA
- a CDS encoding AraC family transcriptional regulator encodes MGEIVLQKLRAYAPVMKTVSLPRGRHHLHTMPTSSGYEIRTEPPYEWDGMQRGQTPFTVLQHTISGVGQLRYERRRYRIRPGETMLVMIPHNHRYWLEAGDRWEYFWISMHGREALRIHREILAANGPVLRLRPETIEHLARCTLRFVEGEGETPGAASAIAYEAAMALFDDVFGSHTVLPTEDDAISRAIRFILSNLDKPLAVPDLAEVAGFTRAHFTRVFTEHEGLPPAEFVLQQRMRRAASLLASDASVSVKDVAVLVGFDDPNYFAKVFRRVFGTSPTEFRTTGMYATSAAGERPG; translated from the coding sequence ATGGGTGAAATTGTGCTCCAGAAACTGCGTGCCTACGCGCCGGTGATGAAGACCGTCTCGCTGCCGCGCGGCCGTCATCACCTGCACACGATGCCGACCAGTTCGGGCTACGAGATCCGCACGGAACCGCCCTATGAATGGGATGGCATGCAGCGCGGCCAGACGCCGTTCACGGTGCTTCAGCACACGATTTCCGGCGTCGGGCAGCTTCGCTACGAGCGGCGGCGCTACCGCATCCGTCCGGGCGAGACGATGCTGGTGATGATCCCGCACAATCACCGCTACTGGCTCGAGGCCGGGGACCGCTGGGAATATTTCTGGATATCCATGCATGGTCGCGAGGCCCTCAGGATCCATCGCGAGATCCTGGCCGCCAACGGGCCGGTGCTGCGGCTGCGCCCCGAGACCATCGAACATCTCGCGCGCTGCACGCTGCGCTTCGTGGAGGGCGAAGGCGAGACGCCCGGTGCGGCATCGGCGATCGCCTATGAGGCCGCCATGGCGCTGTTCGACGACGTGTTCGGCTCCCACACGGTGTTGCCGACCGAGGACGACGCGATCTCGCGCGCCATCCGCTTCATCCTGTCCAATCTCGACAAGCCGCTCGCAGTACCGGACCTCGCCGAGGTCGCCGGCTTCACGCGGGCGCATTTCACCCGCGTCTTCACCGAACACGAGGGGCTGCCGCCGGCCGAGTTCGTGCTGCAGCAGCGCATGCGCCGCGCCGCGTCGCTGCTCGCCAGCGACGCCTCGGTCTCGGTGAAGGATGTGGCGGTGCTGGTCGGCTTCGACGACCCCAACTATTTCGCCAAGGTCTTCCGCCGCGTGTTCGGCACGAGCCCGACGGAGTTCCGCACGACCGGCATGTACGCGACCTCGGCCGCCGGCGAGCGCCCCGGCTGA
- a CDS encoding ABC transporter permease: MTDTNSAAEATAHAEEAVRKEHEREAAAKAQGGRFAHGNETYLALVWRRFRRSVVGMIGLVMVLALLLMAVFADFFAPVNPKENGVAFAPPETLSFFTKDGSFTLWPRVYPIIENGEFDPVTFQPLTGPDYDNPHEIGFFVRGYDYKIFWLIPSNIHFFGGLDGKPVHLLGTDKFGRDILSRAIVGSRISLTIALIVVFLTTTVGTGIGITSGYLGGRFDTWMQRFVDMVLAFPQLPLYLALTSLIPITAPSNVFIAFVIGVMAALGWAQLSREVRGKTLALARVDYVRAAMAVGAGDGRIIARHILPNVLSHVIVSVTLAIPAIVLLESFLGFLGFAVKPPLISWGLMLQDTGSFSVIGSYPWILSPVGFVLVTVFAFNALGDGLRDAIDPY; encoded by the coding sequence ATGACCGACACGAATTCGGCGGCCGAGGCCACTGCGCATGCCGAGGAGGCCGTGCGCAAGGAGCATGAGCGCGAGGCGGCGGCGAAAGCGCAGGGCGGACGCTTCGCCCATGGCAACGAGACCTATCTGGCGCTCGTCTGGCGGCGCTTCCGCCGCTCGGTCGTCGGCATGATCGGTCTGGTCATGGTGCTGGCGCTGCTGCTGATGGCGGTGTTCGCGGACTTCTTCGCGCCGGTGAACCCGAAGGAGAACGGCGTCGCCTTCGCGCCGCCCGAGACGCTGTCCTTCTTCACGAAGGATGGCAGCTTCACGCTGTGGCCGCGCGTCTATCCGATCATCGAGAATGGCGAGTTTGATCCGGTCACCTTCCAGCCGCTCACCGGCCCGGACTACGACAACCCGCACGAGATCGGCTTCTTCGTGCGCGGCTACGATTACAAGATCTTCTGGCTGATCCCGTCCAATATCCACTTCTTCGGTGGACTGGACGGGAAGCCCGTCCATCTGCTCGGCACCGACAAGTTTGGCCGCGACATCCTTTCGCGCGCCATCGTCGGTTCGCGCATCTCGCTCACCATCGCGCTCATCGTCGTGTTCCTGACCACGACGGTCGGCACGGGCATCGGCATCACCTCCGGCTATCTCGGAGGACGGTTCGATACCTGGATGCAGCGCTTCGTCGATATGGTCCTCGCCTTCCCGCAATTGCCGCTCTATCTGGCGCTGACCTCGCTGATCCCGATCACCGCGCCGTCCAACGTCTTCATCGCCTTCGTGATCGGCGTGATGGCGGCGCTCGGCTGGGCGCAGCTCTCGCGCGAGGTTCGCGGCAAGACACTGGCGCTCGCCCGCGTGGATTATGTCCGGGCTGCCATGGCGGTCGGGGCGGGCGATGGCCGCATCATCGCGCGGCATATCCTGCCGAACGTGCTGAGCCATGTGATCGTCTCGGTCACGCTGGCGATCCCGGCGATCGTGCTGCTCGAATCCTTCCTCGGCTTCCTCGGCTTCGCCGTGAAGCCGCCGCTGATCTCCTGGGGCTTGATGCTGCAGGATACCGGCTCCTTCTCGGTGATCGGGTCCTATCCCTGGATCCTGTCGCCGGTCGGCTTCGTGCTGGTCACGGTGTTCGCGTTCAACGCGCTCGGCGATGGCCTGCGCGATGCGATCGATCCCTATTGA
- a CDS encoding ABC transporter substrate-binding protein, whose protein sequence is MKTYMMALGGAGLLLGVSVAAALAQTESPTVPPDPPKFDAQGQVDYVGVADILEFKALPEYHEPDWVTKNFVDKGKLPPVKDRLPKEPMVYKTGNMVDGVGVYGDTMRHVIGGRPEGWNYIGGQSQGWGGIDIGLSECLTRSGPLFQIKADELEPLPNLAKSWEWSEDGHKLTMHLIEGAKWSDGAPFGADDLMFYWQDNVNDPNVTPLNGATPGTFGEGTTLEKIDDYTVVWTFKQPFAKQYLYQMAYGTFCPGPAHILKPQHPKYSKNTYEQYKNAFPPEYMNIPVMGAWVPVEYRPDDIIVMRRNPYYWKVDEKGNQLPYLNEMHYKLSTWADRDVQAVAGSGDFSNLEQPESFVEALKRSASPDAPARLEFGPRIIGYSLYPNYSANGWGEPDERGQAVRDLNRNDHFRKAVTEAVDRARLGQSLVKGPFTAIYPGGIYSGTTYYDKDSTAYYPFNLESAKAELAEAGLKDTDGNGIVNFPAGTAGGKDVEVTLLVNGDYQTDKSLADGIVQMMEPLGIRVILNTVDGKQRDALAQAGKFDWMVLRNQEELTSVVQKTVNLAPVGPQTSAFHRAGKDGQLDLLPFEQQLVDIVNKFIASSDNVERKDLMKQYQKIYTDNVYGVGLVQYPGALIINKRFANIPKGTPINLFNWAEDSIIRERVFVPTDKQGKYELHADTLPGAPGSAGPVN, encoded by the coding sequence ATGAAGACCTATATGATGGCGCTCGGAGGAGCGGGCCTGCTTCTCGGCGTGTCCGTCGCGGCGGCTCTCGCCCAGACGGAATCGCCGACCGTGCCGCCCGATCCGCCGAAGTTCGACGCGCAGGGCCAGGTCGACTATGTCGGTGTCGCGGACATCCTCGAGTTCAAGGCGCTGCCCGAGTATCACGAGCCCGACTGGGTCACGAAGAACTTCGTCGACAAGGGCAAGCTGCCCCCGGTCAAGGATCGCCTTCCCAAGGAGCCGATGGTCTACAAGACCGGCAACATGGTCGACGGCGTCGGCGTCTATGGCGACACGATGCGCCATGTCATCGGCGGCCGGCCGGAAGGCTGGAACTATATCGGCGGCCAGTCGCAGGGCTGGGGCGGCATCGACATCGGCCTGTCGGAGTGCCTGACCCGCTCGGGTCCGCTCTTCCAGATCAAGGCCGACGAGCTCGAGCCGCTGCCCAACCTCGCCAAGAGCTGGGAATGGTCCGAGGACGGCCACAAGCTGACCATGCACCTCATCGAGGGTGCCAAGTGGTCGGATGGTGCGCCCTTCGGTGCCGACGACCTGATGTTCTACTGGCAGGACAACGTCAACGACCCGAACGTGACGCCGCTCAACGGGGCGACGCCGGGCACGTTCGGCGAGGGCACGACGCTCGAGAAGATCGACGACTACACGGTCGTCTGGACCTTCAAGCAGCCCTTCGCCAAGCAGTATCTCTACCAGATGGCCTATGGCACCTTCTGCCCCGGCCCGGCTCACATCCTGAAGCCGCAGCATCCCAAATACTCGAAGAACACCTACGAGCAGTACAAGAACGCCTTCCCGCCGGAATACATGAACATTCCGGTCATGGGCGCCTGGGTGCCGGTCGAGTATCGTCCTGACGACATCATCGTCATGCGCCGCAATCCCTATTACTGGAAGGTCGACGAGAAGGGTAACCAGCTGCCCTATCTCAACGAGATGCACTACAAGCTCTCGACCTGGGCGGACCGCGACGTGCAGGCCGTGGCCGGCTCGGGCGACTTCTCGAATCTCGAGCAGCCCGAGAGCTTCGTCGAGGCCCTGAAGCGTTCGGCGAGCCCCGACGCGCCGGCCCGCCTCGAATTCGGACCGCGCATCATCGGCTACTCGCTCTATCCGAACTACTCGGCCAATGGCTGGGGCGAGCCGGACGAGCGCGGGCAGGCCGTGCGCGATCTGAATCGCAACGATCACTTCCGCAAGGCGGTGACCGAAGCTGTCGACCGGGCGCGTCTCGGACAGTCGCTGGTGAAGGGGCCGTTCACGGCCATCTATCCGGGCGGCATCTATTCCGGCACGACCTACTACGACAAGGACTCGACCGCCTACTATCCGTTCAACCTCGAGAGCGCCAAGGCGGAACTCGCCGAAGCCGGTCTCAAGGACACGGACGGTAATGGCATCGTCAACTTCCCGGCCGGCACCGCCGGCGGCAAGGATGTCGAGGTCACGCTGCTGGTGAACGGCGACTACCAGACGGACAAGAGCCTCGCCGACGGCATCGTTCAGATGATGGAGCCGCTTGGCATCCGTGTCATCCTGAACACCGTCGACGGCAAGCAGCGCGACGCGCTCGCCCAGGCCGGCAAGTTCGACTGGATGGTTCTCCGCAACCAGGAAGAACTGACCTCGGTCGTCCAGAAGACCGTGAACCTTGCTCCCGTCGGCCCGCAGACCAGCGCCTTCCACCGCGCCGGCAAGGACGGCCAGCTCGACCTGCTGCCCTTCGAACAGCAGCTGGTCGACATCGTGAACAAGTTCATCGCCTCCAGCGACAATGTCGAGCGCAAGGATCTGATGAAGCAGTACCAGAAGATCTACACGGACAACGTCTATGGCGTCGGTCTCGTGCAGTATCCTGGCGCGCTGATCATCAACAAGCGCTTCGCCAACATCCCGAAGGGCACGCCGATCAACCTGTTCAACTGGGCCGAGGATTCGATCATTCGTGAGCGCGTCTTTGTCCCGACCGACAAGCAGGGCAAGTACGAGCTGCATGCGGATACTCTGCCGGGTGCGCCCGGTTCCGCCGGCCCGGTGAACTGA
- a CDS encoding ABC transporter ATP-binding protein has product MVMAETETFCPPERTDLNQHGRELIVDARNIGVTFKVEGGTVQAVRDVSFQLHRGETIAVVGESGSGKSVTARTIMGLLSKRAKITPGARILFEGKNILEFSSTQRRRLRGDRFAMIFQEPMSSLNPVYTIGQQICEVIHLHNKVSRGEAMKRAEALLAEVKIPEPAARLKQYPHQLSGGQRQRVMIAMALANNPDVLIADEPTTALDVTVQAQILNLIKDLQARHGMAVILITHDLTIVRQFSDYVYVMQNGEVKEHNRTEEIFRAPRHTYTRHLLASEPKGAANPLPAGTPVILEGKDVRVAFTLKRGGFFKPEYFPLIAVDNLSLDLRRHETLGLVGESGSGKTTFGQALLRLIPNNGGEITFDGERIETRSRAEMRPLRSRMQIVFQDPFASLNPRMSIGQIIEEGLIVNDIGSDRRDRLERVRKALRDAGMPDTILSRFPHEFSGGQRQRIAIARAIAMEPEFILLDEPTSALDLSVQAQIIDLLRKLQDEKGLSYLFISHDLKVVRALCHRVIVMQHGKIVEQGPVADVLTHPKNDYTARLVRAAFEIAA; this is encoded by the coding sequence ATGGTCATGGCCGAGACGGAGACTTTCTGCCCGCCCGAGCGTACCGACCTCAATCAGCATGGTCGCGAGCTCATCGTCGATGCCCGCAATATCGGCGTCACCTTCAAGGTCGAGGGTGGCACCGTCCAGGCGGTGCGCGACGTGTCCTTCCAGCTTCATCGCGGTGAGACGATCGCGGTCGTCGGCGAGAGCGGTTCCGGCAAATCGGTGACCGCGCGCACCATCATGGGCCTTCTCTCGAAGCGCGCGAAGATCACTCCCGGCGCCCGCATCCTGTTCGAAGGCAAGAACATCCTGGAGTTCTCCTCGACGCAGCGCCGGCGCCTTCGCGGCGACCGCTTCGCGATGATCTTCCAGGAGCCGATGAGCTCGCTGAATCCGGTCTATACGATCGGCCAGCAGATCTGCGAGGTCATCCACCTGCACAACAAGGTGAGCCGGGGCGAGGCGATGAAGCGCGCCGAGGCACTGCTCGCCGAGGTGAAGATCCCCGAGCCGGCGGCGCGGTTGAAGCAGTATCCGCACCAGCTTTCGGGCGGCCAGCGCCAGCGCGTCATGATCGCCATGGCGCTCGCCAACAATCCCGACGTGCTCATCGCCGACGAGCCGACGACGGCGCTCGACGTCACCGTGCAGGCGCAGATCCTCAATCTCATCAAGGATCTGCAGGCCCGCCACGGCATGGCGGTGATCCTGATCACGCATGACCTGACGATCGTCCGCCAGTTCTCGGACTATGTCTATGTGATGCAGAATGGCGAGGTGAAGGAGCACAATCGCACGGAGGAGATCTTCCGCGCGCCGCGCCACACCTATACCCGCCACCTCCTGGCTTCGGAGCCGAAGGGCGCCGCCAATCCGCTGCCGGCCGGGACGCCGGTGATCCTCGAAGGCAAGGATGTCCGCGTCGCCTTCACGCTGAAGCGCGGCGGCTTCTTCAAGCCGGAATATTTCCCGCTGATCGCCGTCGACAATCTGAGCCTCGACCTTCGCCGCCACGAGACCCTCGGCCTCGTCGGCGAGAGCGGCTCGGGCAAGACGACCTTCGGCCAGGCGCTGCTTCGGCTCATCCCCAACAATGGCGGCGAGATCACCTTCGACGGCGAGCGCATCGAAACCCGCAGCCGCGCCGAGATGCGCCCCCTGCGATCGCGCATGCAGATCGTCTTCCAGGATCCCTTCGCCTCGCTCAATCCGCGCATGTCGATCGGGCAGATCATCGAGGAAGGGCTGATCGTCAACGATATCGGCTCGGATCGGCGCGACCGGCTGGAGCGCGTCAGGAAGGCGCTGCGCGACGCGGGCATGCCGGACACGATCCTCTCGCGCTTCCCGCACGAGTTCTCCGGCGGCCAGCGCCAGCGCATCGCGATCGCCCGCGCCATCGCCATGGAGCCGGAGTTCATCCTGCTCGACGAGCCGACCTCGGCGCTCGATCTCTCGGTGCAGGCGCAGATCATCGATCTCCTGCGCAAGCTGCAGGACGAGAAGGGATTGAGCTATCTCTTCATCTCGCACGACCTCAAGGTCGTGCGGGCGCTCTGCCACCGCGTGATCGTCATGCAGCACGGCAAGATCGTCGAACAAGGCCCGGTCGCGGACGTCCTGACCCATCCCAAGAACGACTACACGGCACGGCTCGTCCGCGCCGCCTTCGAGATCGCCGCCTGA
- a CDS encoding putative urea ABC transporter substrate-binding protein: MATALAFSFAGSADAAPKKDFKLAWSIYVGWMPWQWAAEQRIVKKWADKYGISIDVVQVNDYVESINQYTAGGFDAVTLTNMDGLSIPAAGGIDTTALLVGDFSNGNDAVILKDKTALADIKGQKVNLVEFSVSHYLLARALASIGLTERDLSVVSTSDADMVAAWATPEVTAVVTWNPLVAEIIATPGANKVFDSSQIPGEIIDLTAVNTETLKDNPAFGKALAGAWYETMAIMSSDTPEGKAAREAMGKASGTDLAGYEAQLKATRMFFKPDEAAAFAKSPEIGATMDHVRSFLFDHGLLGNGADSADVVGIELADGKVLGDTGNVKFRFTDAYMADAAAGKL; this comes from the coding sequence ATGGCCACGGCCCTCGCCTTCTCCTTCGCCGGCTCCGCCGATGCCGCGCCCAAGAAGGACTTCAAGCTCGCCTGGTCGATCTATGTCGGCTGGATGCCATGGCAGTGGGCTGCCGAGCAGCGCATCGTCAAGAAATGGGCCGACAAATACGGCATCAGCATCGATGTCGTGCAGGTCAACGACTATGTCGAATCGATCAACCAGTACACGGCCGGCGGCTTCGATGCCGTCACGCTGACCAATATGGACGGGCTTTCGATCCCGGCCGCGGGCGGCATCGACACGACCGCGCTCCTCGTGGGCGACTTCTCCAACGGCAATGACGCGGTCATCCTCAAGGACAAGACGGCGCTGGCGGACATCAAGGGCCAGAAGGTCAACCTCGTCGAGTTCTCGGTCTCGCACTACCTGCTCGCCCGCGCCCTCGCCTCGATCGGCCTCACCGAGCGCGATCTCAGCGTCGTCTCGACTTCCGATGCCGACATGGTGGCAGCCTGGGCGACGCCGGAGGTGACCGCCGTCGTCACCTGGAACCCGCTGGTCGCCGAGATCATAGCGACGCCGGGCGCCAACAAGGTGTTCGATTCCTCGCAGATCCCCGGCGAGATCATCGACCTCACGGCCGTCAACACCGAGACGCTGAAGGACAATCCCGCCTTCGGCAAGGCGCTCGCCGGCGCCTGGTACGAGACCATGGCGATCATGTCGTCGGACACGCCCGAAGGTAAGGCGGCCCGCGAGGCGATGGGCAAGGCTTCCGGCACCGATCTCGCCGGCTACGAAGCGCAGCTCAAGGCGACGCGCATGTTCTTCAAGCCGGACGAGGCCGCCGCCTTCGCCAAGAGCCCGGAGATCGGCGCCACGATGGACCATGTGCGCAGCTTCCTGTTCGACCATGGCCTGCTCGGCAACGGCGCCGACTCGGCCGACGTCGTCGGCATCGAGCTCGCCGACGGCAAGGTGCTCGGCGACACGGGCAATGTGAAGTTCCGCTTCACGGACGCATACATGGCCGACGCCGCAGCCGGAAAGCTCTGA
- a CDS encoding alpha-glucosidase/alpha-galactosidase, giving the protein MPHPKITFIGAGSSVFMKNIVGDILQRPALAGAEIALMDINAERLEMSEVIARKLVQTLGVPATVTSFSNQREALDGADFVVVCFQIGGYQPSTVVDFEIPKKYGLRQTIADTLGVGGIMRGLRTVPHLWSICEDMLAVCPNAIMLQYVNPMAINTWAISAKYPTIKQVGLCHSVQGTAHELADDLGIPYEEIRYRAAGINHMAFYLEFEHRQADGSYRNLYPDLFAAYREGRAPKPGWNPRCPNKVRYEMMTRLGYFVTESSEHFSEYTPYFIKRGREDLIEKFGIPLDEYPKRCIEQIERWNATAEEYRKANRIEVKESKEYASAIVNAAWTGQPEVIYGNVRNTGLITSLPEGCAVEVPCLVDRSGIQPTHIGTLPPQLTAMMRTNINVQELTVSALMTENKEHIYHAAMLDPHTAAELDLDQIWALVDELIEAHGDWLPAWARGPRRKVAA; this is encoded by the coding sequence ATGCCCCATCCCAAGATAACCTTCATCGGCGCCGGTTCTTCCGTCTTCATGAAGAACATCGTCGGCGACATCCTCCAGCGTCCGGCGCTCGCCGGCGCCGAGATCGCGCTCATGGACATCAATGCCGAGCGCCTCGAGATGAGCGAGGTCATCGCCAGGAAGCTCGTGCAGACGCTCGGCGTGCCGGCGACGGTCACCAGCTTCAGCAACCAGCGCGAGGCGCTGGACGGGGCCGACTTCGTCGTCGTCTGCTTCCAGATCGGCGGCTATCAGCCCTCGACGGTGGTCGATTTCGAGATCCCGAAGAAGTACGGTCTGCGGCAGACGATCGCCGATACGCTTGGCGTCGGCGGCATCATGCGCGGCCTCCGCACCGTTCCGCATCTGTGGAGCATCTGCGAGGACATGCTGGCGGTCTGCCCGAACGCCATCATGCTCCAGTATGTGAACCCGATGGCGATCAATACCTGGGCGATCTCGGCCAAGTATCCGACGATCAAGCAGGTCGGCCTCTGCCATTCGGTGCAGGGCACGGCGCACGAGCTGGCAGACGATCTCGGCATTCCCTACGAGGAAATCCGCTACCGCGCCGCCGGCATCAACCACATGGCGTTCTATCTCGAGTTCGAGCATCGCCAGGCGGACGGCAGCTACCGCAATCTCTATCCCGATCTCTTCGCCGCCTATCGCGAGGGCCGGGCGCCGAAGCCGGGCTGGAACCCGCGCTGCCCCAACAAGGTGCGCTACGAGATGATGACGCGCCTCGGCTATTTCGTGACCGAGAGCTCGGAGCACTTCTCCGAATACACGCCCTATTTCATCAAGCGCGGCCGCGAGGACCTCATCGAGAAGTTCGGCATCCCGCTCGACGAATATCCGAAGCGTTGCATCGAGCAGATCGAGCGCTGGAATGCGACGGCCGAGGAGTACCGCAAGGCCAATCGCATCGAGGTGAAGGAGTCGAAGGAATATGCTTCGGCGATCGTCAACGCGGCCTGGACCGGTCAGCCGGAAGTCATCTACGGCAATGTCCGCAACACCGGCCTGATCACTTCGCTGCCCGAGGGCTGCGCCGTCGAGGTGCCGTGCCTCGTCGACCGCTCCGGCATCCAGCCGACCCATATCGGCACGCTGCCACCGCAGCTCACCGCCATGATGCGCACCAACATCAACGTGCAGGAGCTGACCGTCTCGGCCCTCATGACCGAGAACAAGGAGCACATCTATCACGCGGCGATGCTCGACCCGCATACGGCGGCCGAGCTCGATCTCGACCAGATCTGGGCCCTCGTCGACGAGCTGATCGAAGCTCACGGCGACTGGCTCCCGGCCTGGGCGCGTGGTCCGCGGCGGAAGGTTGCGGCCTGA
- a CDS encoding ABC transporter permease, giving the protein MLRFLAIRILSAIPVLLVLSIVTFAIIQAPPGDYGDFIRSQLMNQGGASAVVAEAQADAYRKAHGLDQPMIVQYFNWISGIVTRGDFGQSYFYNKPVATVVAERLPRTLLLALVCHILASLIGIAFGIIAATRQYSWIDSVLAFVSFLGTTIPRFLIAIVIVYILAFRLNVQEIGSFFSPQYGGAPWSWAKFVDLVKHVWPVVAIATFGGLAYNMRVMRANLLDTLNAQYVETARAKGLSEGAVVMRHAVPNALHPLIMYQGVVLPYMLTGEIEVAIVFSLATVGPAIVQSMGVGDVYVSATFMMVLAATLIVGNIIADMLLALLDPRVRLGGGKE; this is encoded by the coding sequence ATGTTGCGCTTCCTCGCGATCAGAATTCTCTCGGCGATCCCGGTCCTGCTGGTCTTGAGCATCGTCACCTTCGCCATCATCCAGGCGCCGCCCGGCGACTATGGCGATTTCATCCGCTCGCAGCTGATGAACCAGGGCGGCGCGTCGGCCGTCGTCGCCGAGGCGCAGGCGGATGCCTACCGCAAGGCGCATGGCCTCGATCAGCCGATGATCGTCCAGTATTTCAACTGGATCAGCGGTATCGTCACGCGCGGCGACTTCGGCCAGAGCTATTTCTACAACAAGCCCGTCGCGACCGTCGTCGCGGAGCGGTTGCCGCGCACCCTGCTGCTGGCGCTCGTGTGCCACATCCTGGCATCGCTCATCGGCATCGCCTTCGGCATCATCGCGGCGACGCGGCAATACAGCTGGATCGACTCGGTCCTCGCCTTCGTCTCGTTCCTCGGCACGACGATCCCGCGCTTCCTGATCGCGATCGTCATCGTCTACATCCTCGCCTTCCGCCTGAACGTGCAGGAGATCGGCTCGTTCTTCTCGCCGCAATATGGCGGCGCGCCCTGGTCCTGGGCCAAGTTCGTCGATCTCGTGAAGCATGTCTGGCCGGTCGTCGCGATCGCGACCTTCGGCGGCCTCGCCTACAACATGCGCGTGATGCGGGCCAATCTGCTCGACACGCTGAACGCGCAATATGTCGAGACGGCGCGGGCGAAGGGGCTCTCCGAAGGCGCCGTGGTCATGCGCCACGCCGTGCCCAATGCCCTGCATCCGCTCATCATGTATCAGGGCGTGGTGCTCCCCTACATGCTCACCGGCGAGATCGAGGTCGCGATCGTGTTCTCGCTCGCGACCGTCGGCCCGGCCATCGTTCAGTCGATGGGCGTCGGCGACGTCTATGTCAGCGCGACCTTCATGATGGTTCTCGCGGCGACGCTGATCGTCGGCAACATCATCGCCGACATGCTCTTGGCCCTGCTCGATCCCCGCGTCCGGCTCGGCGGAGGAAAAGAATGA